The following are from one region of the Paenibacillus protaetiae genome:
- a CDS encoding carbohydrate ABC transporter permease, whose translation MSTRLMFGRAGHFLFNAVMVIFSLACVFPIIWIIYSSLKTKDEFMLNSVSLPHQLQFHNYYKAFVEGKMYQYFISSTLNSVVTVIVVVVLSFCTAYALSRFRFKGRNMIYTYFIIGMLIPVYGLIVPLFLQFKQLGMYDHFYTLLLPYIAIRLPLPIFLLESFIRTVPAELDEAAHMDGASTFYTMTRILLPICRPAIATVIILSFLDTWNEFPFSLVLVSHDSFKTLPVGLTNFYGQYTSDYTTLMAAMVLSILPVLAVYLAFYKNIMQGMTAGAVKG comes from the coding sequence ATGTCCACCCGGTTGATGTTCGGCAGAGCGGGTCATTTTCTATTCAATGCTGTGATGGTCATTTTCTCGCTTGCCTGCGTGTTTCCGATTATTTGGATCATTTATTCCTCGCTGAAGACCAAAGACGAGTTTATGCTGAATTCGGTTTCGCTGCCTCATCAGCTTCAGTTCCACAACTATTATAAGGCGTTTGTGGAAGGCAAAATGTATCAGTATTTCATCAGCAGCACCTTAAACAGCGTGGTGACCGTTATCGTTGTGGTTGTGTTGTCCTTCTGCACCGCATATGCGCTGTCCAGATTCCGCTTCAAAGGCAGAAACATGATTTATACGTATTTTATCATCGGCATGCTTATTCCGGTTTATGGGCTGATCGTGCCGCTGTTCCTGCAGTTCAAGCAGCTTGGCATGTATGACCATTTTTATACGCTGCTTCTGCCTTATATCGCGATCCGGCTGCCGCTGCCGATTTTTCTATTGGAGAGCTTTATCCGTACTGTTCCTGCGGAGCTGGATGAGGCGGCCCATATGGACGGCGCTTCCACTTTCTACACCATGACCCGGATATTGCTGCCGATTTGCCGGCCGGCTATCGCAACGGTAATTATATTGTCTTTCCTGGATACATGGAACGAGTTCCCGTTTTCACTTGTACTGGTCAGCCATGATTCCTTCAAGACGCTGCCTGTCGGACTGACCAATTTCTATGGTCAATACACGTCGGATTATACAACCTTAATGGCTGCGATGGTATTGTCAATCCTGCCGGTTCTGGCGGTATATCTGGCGTTCTACAAAAATATTATGCAAGGCATGACCGCCGGAGCGGTGAAAGGGTGA
- a CDS encoding carbohydrate ABC transporter permease, producing the protein MKISRVGLFGLLAPSIAIYTFIMIVPLILSLYYSLTDWTGGPVKNFIGLDNYKLLVKDSLFWHSFKNNIIILALTLVIQMGLAFLLTTLFMSKALRLKEFHRTVIFFPVVLSAVVVGFVWQMIYSHDYGVLNALLKAVGLDSLIRPWLDDPKIVIYAVTLPLIWQYLGVPLMIFISAVQGISKDIYETSELDGCTGFKKAVYITFPLIYDTIKVVMMLSISSNMLVFSHIYVMTGGGPGTSSMVLAQYAYKTSFGSMQLGYGSAVTIGMFILSFGIILLFKRLAEVKN; encoded by the coding sequence ATGAAAATATCCAGAGTCGGACTGTTTGGCCTTCTGGCTCCGAGTATTGCAATCTATACGTTTATTATGATAGTCCCGCTTATTTTGTCCTTGTATTACAGCTTAACCGACTGGACGGGCGGGCCGGTCAAAAATTTTATCGGCCTTGATAATTATAAGCTGCTGGTGAAAGACAGCTTGTTCTGGCATTCCTTCAAAAACAATATTATCATTCTGGCGCTTACGCTTGTCATTCAAATGGGCCTTGCTTTCCTGCTGACGACGTTATTTATGTCCAAGGCATTGCGGCTGAAGGAATTTCACCGGACGGTCATTTTCTTCCCGGTCGTGTTATCGGCGGTTGTCGTCGGCTTCGTCTGGCAGATGATATACAGCCATGACTATGGCGTTTTGAATGCCCTCCTGAAGGCAGTTGGCCTCGATTCGTTGATCCGTCCTTGGCTGGACGATCCCAAAATTGTCATTTATGCTGTCACGCTGCCGCTGATTTGGCAGTATCTTGGAGTGCCCCTGATGATCTTTATATCGGCTGTTCAAGGCATTTCCAAAGATATTTATGAAACAAGCGAGCTGGACGGGTGTACGGGATTTAAGAAAGCGGTCTATATTACGTTTCCTTTAATCTACGACACGATCAAGGTGGTCATGATGCTCAGCATCTCCTCGAATATGCTTGTGTTCAGCCATATTTATGTAATGACAGGCGGAGGGCCGGGAACCAGTTCTATGGTGCTGGCGCAATACGCCTACAAAACTTCATTTGGCAGCATGCAGCTTGGTTACGGGAGTGCGGTTACGATCGGCATGTTTATATTAAGCTTTGGCATCATCCTGCTGTTCAAGCGGCTGGCGGAGGTGAAAAACTGA